Genomic segment of Apium graveolens cultivar Ventura chromosome 7, ASM990537v1, whole genome shotgun sequence:
aatttataaattctttttaaaatcatataacaacacaTCAATTACTAAAAAAATGTCAAAAtaatctatactttattttagatatattaaaattaaaattcgcaaaatttatcacatataaacactaAACACGGATACCAAATAACGCATagttcaccaaaaattcatataataatcacataatatttatttattgataaaataattacacgttatatcccggatattacacataCTTTCAGAAATTcgattaaattaaatttttattttagcGGCAATAGTTGTTATGCACAAGTAATGTTGTAAATGAGTCGAATCGAGTCGAGCTATTAAGGCTTCATATTTCAGCTTTTTAAAAATATATCGAACTCGAACTTTTATCGAGTCAGAATTTTTGTTCTTGTATAGACTCATCAGAAAAAAAGTTGTTCATGAACATGTTCACGAATAACTCACAAACTATGATTCAACAAACAACTCATCAATGTTGTTCACGAGCTCTTGATGAGAAACAACTCAATTTATGAACCCGTTTGCACGATTCTCGAATTTTTGCATAAGTTTCATTTGTTTCTTCTctaataagtaaataaataaaaaatttacaaatcaaaCAAATAAATTTGAGTTTTTAGCATCCTAATTTTGATTATATTACGTTATTTCTATTTAAAATAATGATATATACACACTAGTTAAATATATGAacataatttaaataaaatagtTATATATTTATCATCTAGCATGCATTACAATTTAAATcgtataaatataaaaaaattataaactCAATAAAAAATCATAAATGAATTAAATAGATTAGTGAATTTATTTGTAGATAAAAAGATATACAGAATTATTCGGTACATATTTTATCATAAGCGGGGTGTTTATAACATGTTTAGCAACATATATAACTTGTACTTCCTATACTTATTCACAAATTATTTTAACAAACATGTTCACGCGTAACACTCATGAACCTGTCCACGACTATATTAACGAACTTCTTAAATGCACTTGTTCGCAAATTTTCGAGCCGAACTATATCTTGTTCAAGTTCAGGTCATATAAAAATCGAACTTTAAAATTTAGTTCATCTTTGACTTGTTTATAAATTAAACCGAACTCGAGTCAAACTttaaaaaaaaacacaaaattGTTCGTAAGCGTATCGACTCATTTACAGTGCTTTGCACAAATTACAAATttattgttattcccaaataatctaacaatataattacagaagggggttgaatgtaattcttggtttcttttggaaattaataaaatgttttaccaaaatatatatgtgtttataaATTAAACCGAATTCGAGtcaaactttttttaaaaaaaaacacaaaactgTTCGTAAGTGTATCGACTCATTTACAGTGCTTTGCACAAATTTCAAATTTATTGTTATTCCAAAAtaatctaacaatagaattacagaaggggagttgaatgtaattcttggtttcttttgaaaattaaaaaaacgTTTTAccaaaatatatatgtgtttgattatgaaagtgttcagaattgaatatatatgtattcaagacacaaaataattaaacacaaagatttaaaaactttctggtggattgatcttttccaccagagttatatattgattgagaactctgtgatgcaagaatgcacacagctacttacaagtaAAGTTACCAAGAAAGAATAGAGAAATTCCTAACAGACgttgctttttctatttctcagttcaatCGATAATTAATCTACTtactactcttggtttatatatcaccaagttacatatgaaaaagacaacatataaaacaaaatgtctaagtatAATAATATGTTTCTTCAtctctctatccagcatctttttatttcttcaagtaagcatgaaaatggaaatgtttctttgttctcatAAACCTGCAAATAGGCTGTCATATTcattttgtatacaatcaactcatgtgactgtcaagtcactctcaactgctatttgaatttgttatccgtcgagacgTTGTAGATTATCCATTGAGTCTCAATTGGATCATACATTGAGAGTatcttgagtcatccgtcgaaACGTTGTAGAATCATCCGTTAAAAGTATTTTCATAGCATCCGACACattttcatttatgcaaaattacaaggcatctaatatttacaattagccaaccaattttgcatatcattctagtagttaacatgacttagaatatcttACAACCTCCAATTCTCTAAAACATTACagtatacaggaatgtgctacaaaaacttatttaaatatAAGCTACTTTTTCAATGGATGACAAAGTAAGATTATCCATTAAAAATCACAaacacacttaattaaatctattaaaatgttttggtaaaatatcatcaaacttaagacatattcctaacatttaTTACGTAAAATAGAATACTACTTTTGAAATTATGGAAATATAAAAACATTGATATGCATCTATTTAAAAATATCCGAGTGACCGCCTCAAATTAGGCAACAGCCAGGTGGTCAGTGCAACAAACCTAACTTTATATCAATCTTTAAAATTCAGAAGTACCAATTTCTTATTTTCCGGTTgctaatttttttaattaaaattttaatattttacagtTGTGATATCGTCCAAACAGTCTCTTTTATTTCTACGGAAACCCAGAATCGCTCGTTAGGTACACACCTCGGCCAGGTTTCCTGCATCAATTTTATAAACACATACACAAATATACATGTTCATGTATCTGCATGTCTTTGATTCTATGCATATGTTTTTAtaatttgtgcaagatttctggTCTGGCTTTTTAACACATATTTTGTACCAAAGGTATATATAACAAAATTGAACTTTGATCATTCTTTTATGATTCTGCATTGTATATTTTATCTCtgttaattttattatttgaTTCTTTGTTGCCCATGCGTGTTTGTAATTTGTTTTCACATATTGGCCTTCTAAACAAGAAGATTCCGAAAATTCTATATTTTGCATGTCTTTTGCTGCATTGCATCTTTTTTGACATGTTTTCTCTGCTTAGGCATGAAAAGTCATGTGATGTTTAATGTAAATTTATTTTGGCTTTGAATTAGCAGAGGGCGAAGATTCTGGGTTCTGTGTCCTCCAGAAGCACTGCCAAATGGAGTCTCATTTGGCTGATGCTTCTTGAAGTTTTTGCTTATTTGACTGTTATCATGAGAAGTGCTCAGCTTGTTAAAATTCAAGTTATTGGAGAATTTAGTTATTCGAAAAACTACAGAATCTTGATTTTGAAAGCTTAAATAAGGTTGGTTGTTTTGTGAAAAATGGGCTGCCTTTGCTCTAAGGCAACATGGTCTAATCATTATGTTGCTGAATatgagagagagaaagagaaggagagtaGGAAGTCTTCGGTTCAGTTAGTTGCTCCGAAAGAAGAGATTGTGTCCGAGTCAAGAAGAGGCAAGAGGGATGGATCTGTGCATCGTATAGCTAACGAAAATGTGGGTTCAGTTCGTGGGGCAAAGGATGGTGAGGACAGAATTGTGGAAAGGCCTAAGAGTGGGCATCATAATTCAGCATCTGAATTGTCGTTAAATGGTCGAATAAGTAGCAAACATGGTGGTGCTGAAGGGGAACAAACAGAAGGATGGCCTTCTTGGCTAATTTCAGTTGCTAAAGAGGCTGTACATGGATGGACTCCCAGAAGTGCAGACTCGTACGAGAAGTTAAAGAAAGTCAGTTTTGACCTTATATCTTTGTATACCTATTACAAATACTTGTTTTACCAATTCTTGCTGTTTTTGAGGAATTCCACTCATAGATTCACTTCATGTGATTAGGCTTATGATTCTTGCATTCCATAAAAACAAATTTTATACTAAGCGATCTGCAAAAATGTAGGCAGGTGAGTTGATCGAGTATGAGGCTCTTAGAGGTATAGTGATTTGAGGGTGATTGTGGTTGCTAATTATCCTCATAGAAGTGGAGATGGGTAACTAAATATTTCAACTTCTAAGAAGAAAATTAGCAATGTCAAAGACTCATCTATTACGTAATGCTTTAAGCACTTCCCCATTTAGACCTGCTGTAGGCACATATGcgaatttataattattattatgtGAAACAATAAATCAGTCAAGTTAGGCTTACGGCCTCTTTGTTTAATTTGATATTCTTCTGTTACTTGGTGGCCTAATTATAGTTTTTTGAGGTGCTTATATATTGGTGCAAGCCTCACAATTAGCTTACAGGAAATTTATGAACAGAATCTAGACTTCTCCAGTTTACGATAACTTCCTAATGATATTCTGTTATGCAGATTGGCCAAGGAACCTACAGCAGTGTTTACAAAGCACGTGACCTGAAGACCAATAAAATAGTTGCGATGAAAAAAGTGAGGTTTGTTAATATGGATCCAGAAAGTGTTCGTTTTATGGCTAGGGAAATTTGTATTTTGCGTAGACTAGATCACCCAAATGTTATGAGACTTGAGGCTATCGTCACATCCAGAATGTCAGATAACTTGTATCTCGTGTTTGAGTACATGGAACATGATCTCACTGGGCTTTTGGCATCGCCTGATATCAAATTCACTGTCCCACAGGTATGTTTTTACTTTCTTATGCGGGCTTAACTTAGGGGGCGTAATTGTAAGTCTTATACATTGAGATTCCATAACTATGAGTTATGAGAATTACATGTTCTCTTAAAATCACTCACTTTTTTtgtgataaaataaatttataaattacaTAAGCAGCCCTCTACTCTCAACAAAGCAAAGTCGAAGAGCATATTTATTTTCACCGACATAGACAAATAGTAAAAGTTAATCTGTAACTCTTCCCCGGACATTAACATCATCAATGATGAATATCACCTTTGAAGAAAGGTTTGCCTCATAAAATTTTCCAAATCTCaaaaatatttatcataaatgattATACACACTTCTGCTACATTGGACCATTTAAATTGCGAAATAAATATCTCATTTGCAACTTCACCTATATTGCCGAAGCTGAGGTATATCTAAAGCTGCCAGCAACTTTTGATTCTCAACTCAAGAGCGCTTATGTAGTCAGCATAACAGctgtttaaaaaaaattagaatttttCTTAATAAGTGCTACCCTAATTTAAAACCGATACCGATGTAATAAAAGTTCTATGTTGATGCAGATGTATATATAGTATTCCTGCCTGCGATACCATGAACCGGTAGCGTAGATCTTTCTTTTCCCAGAGAGGGGTCTATCTTGCCAAAACTATTGTCATTATAAAGCAAGGGATGATACCTATATTCAACTATAAACTACAAGGATTGCACACTTTAACAATGGAATCAACTAGTAAGTAATACTCCATCTATCCCGTTGAATTCTATACATTACTTTTTGGCACGCTTTTTAATGCTCATTTAAAATATAACTCcacaatattttttaaaaaaaaaatccctgaataaaagtttaatgtttaaacttttattcaaaagaaaaaaaattaaaaaaacattatgaaactatactttataaaAGCCTCGAAATGCGTGCAAATAGTGAACGTATACAATTTCATGGGACGGAGGTAGTAGGTATATTAGCATCTAATAACAGTTCATGAGTGAAAGACAAGTTGTACATAATTCACAAAATGGGGAATGAGAGCATAAAAAACTCTCAAATGCTTACGAAAAAAATAACTTAACTTAGTAGGCTTGGACCTCCTCTTGTGTACTATATAGGTTAAACTCTTTCATAATCCTGGAGCTATTAATGAGCATCTGCAGCTTCATTTAATGACCTAAAAATTGAAGGTACAATTTTTGCACCCCCGAATTGGTTACCCATAAATACTAGGATTTGAAAGGTTAATAAATAACTTCCCCCAGTCATCATATTGTTAATTGGATATGTGTAACTATGGGAGAATACTTACCCTATAAAAGTTGTCAGAGGAGGTGGAAGGTTAGTAAAACATCTAGATTGCTTAGACAGTGCTTTCTATGAAATAAGTGAGATTTTCTTCAAGTGTTCCAAGAGGCATCTAGATTTTTTTAAACAATCCCGCCACTGAGACAATCAGACCAGCAATAATCCCAATTGTCACATTGTTAATTGGATATTTGTGAGTTTCTGAGAATGCTTAGCCCCATAAAAAAGTTGTCAGAGGAGGTGTAAGGTTAGTGACTTGCTTCTGTCTCAAAACAACTATAGCTTGCTTAGATTGACTTTCTATGAAGTGAGAGAGAATTTCTTTAAGTGTACCAAAAGGAATTAAAATTTATCTTTGTATTGTCCTAAATAATATTTAACATGCCCCCCCCTCCCCCGAGACAGTCAGCCAACACCGCCCCAGCAGGGTACTATCTTTGTTTTTCTTGAATAGAAATTTCTTGCTTAGGGAACCTAATGAAGGATACTTTCCtttaaaaaatattcaaaatttctGAAACTCACTCCCTTATTGTGAATAGTTGCTTCTCGTATCGACTATGTCGTGACTTCTGGATTTATATTAGCAACTTACCTTTCTGTGCAACATCTTCAGATTAAATGTTATATGCAACAACTGCTTTGTGGACTAGAACACTGCCATCGTCGCGGTGTCCTACATCGAGACATCAAGGGTTCAAATCTTCTAATCGACAACAACGGAATTCTAAAGATTGGAGACTTTGGTCTAGCTACATTCTTTCAACCTGACAAAAAACAGCATTTAACGAGTCGAGTTGTAACTCTCTGGTATAGGGCTCCAGAGCTTTTGCTTGGTGCTACATCGTATGGAGCTGCCATTGATATGTGGAGTGTAGGATGCATTCTTGCTGAACTTTTTGTTGGGAAGCCTATCATGCCAGGAAGAACAGAGGTAGAGTAATCCAAACTATAGCTATCTGCACTTCTTATATCTTAAACAGAAATACACAAACACGGATACATACACCTACATTCAAATGTCTAACTTAATATAGAGTTCATCTTTTTGGCAAAAAATATCATCCAAAATAATATCCTTTTTCAGCTTGGAAATTCTAATTAACAATCACATTTTTAACTTTGAATTTGACATGAATGATTGTGATTTACTGTGTTTTTAAAATGTATAGAATAATAATTGTTTTCTAGCAAATCAAATTTCACTAAAGAAAAATCGTCAAATTCTTTGTACTGGTTAAGAGGCCTTATGCACATTGACGCTACCACAAAAACTACGTACAAGTGAACTTATGAAGATTAATTATTTAAGTATGGAAATTCTATCTCATAATCCCAAGCAAGTAATAGTTTATTGATCTATGTGACAGAAAGTGTTAAAATGCCAACACTCATGCATCTGAAAAATTTGTGTTTATCTTGTGTTAAGAACCCAACTCTCGCAAAAACTTAAGGTGGTAGGAGAAGCTTAATTTGAATCATATACTATATTCAACACTTCCCCTCACTCGCGTAAGTGCATAATTAATTAGACAAACAAACTGATACCATGTTAAGCAAACACTCCCctaaaaccttaaggtggtaGGATGAGGCCTTAATTGAATCATATACTATATATTCACATGTTGAATATTATACACACTTCCTTTTACATTTCATGCATCCTTGGCCCCTTTGTTTTGAGGCCCCTTTCGTTTAGTTTCCGAAAGTGTTCTTAACTGTCATTGTGTCAAAAAATCTACTAGTTCTTATTTGAGAAAGGTGCTGATAatattgagaaattctcaggtTGAGCAAATGCATAAAATATTCAAGCTTTGTGGATCTCCTTCAGAGGAGTACTGGAAGAAAACTAAATTACCACATGCTACTAGCTTTAAACCTCAACAACCTTACAAGCGCCGGATTGCAGAGACCTTTAAGGATTTGCCTTCGTCAGCTTTGGAGCTTGTGGATGTTCTTCTCTCAGTGGAACCAGAACAACGAACCAGTGCTTCTTCTGCTCTTAAAAGCAAGGTAATGCTGATAACTCTTAGATTCAGTTCTCTGTTAAACTTCTACAGTATAATTCTAGGATTTTGCATCTTAAAGTTGCTCTTGCTTGCTGCCAAGTGCAGAACTTAGCAATTTAGGTATCTTGAGAATATGGAACTTTCCCTTCTCTTAGTAAGATTCCCTTTACTATTCGAAGAATAATGAACTTTCACTTCTCTTAGTAAGATTCACTTTACTATTTGAATTTTTGTGCTACTTTCTAGTGTTACGTAATACATGTCATTCCACTTTATTCCCTGGATAAAGATGGATGATATGAGACTTCTGTTTATCCAAACAATCAAGCAGTCGACATTATGTTTTGTATAGACTGTATTCAAAAATGTGAATTTGCTTGAATTTGTATCACAAAACAGGCATTTGTCACAATGCATACTTCCATGACTGTTAACAGCAGGGTAATTAGGGATTTAACTTGATCAAGCAAGAGGGCCATATGGTGGAATATTGCCTTACACATTGAAAATTATAGGTTGTTACCTATGCTCATCTTTATAGCAGCATCAAGTATCTAATACTCCGTAATTAATAATTAAACAAATCACCAGAGGTTTAGTACACAATAATTTCGAGTATTTCCCATTTTTTAACCTGCTATGTGTATTGTTAATCATTCTTTAAGATACAGATCATCTTTTACATACAGAGTCAAACATGGTTGGAACAGTTTATTAAGGCATTTAATGTTTTACTTATTTATCTACCTTCTGGAGAGCTGCCGGCTAACAACCTTTGCACCTGATCGAAGAATTCTTTGTTGTTTACAACCAAAAAAATATCACTTTTATGAATGTAGTTGTCATTTTTCCTCCCATTTCCAACAACCTCCCAGAAAATGTTATTTATCGTGTAAAGAAGCTGGTTAATACAATGTGAAAACTGCTTTTATACTTAAAATGGATTTGTTATGACATGTTTGCACCCAAAGGTTATTGAAGCCGAAAAAAATTATTTGCTGCTTTTGTTGTGTGGGTGGAGTGAACATGAAGTCCAACTTacaattattaataatttattttgttttcttGTGGTAATGTTACTGATAAGATCAGTATCTCTGACTTGACCTGTTATACGTTTCTATTTTCAGTTCTTTACGACGGCGCCTCTTCCTTGTGATCCATCTAGCTTACCTAAATACAACCCGAGCAAGGAGTATGATGCAAAGCTTCGAGAGGAGCAGAAGAGGTATAGTTTTATATGCCTTTATTTAGATTTTGTTTACTGGTATAAAAATATCGTAATTTAGTATACCACCTAACATATTTTTGTTGTTCAGAGACCTAATACATATAAATAGCCAAGTTCACTTATTAAACTGTTTAAGACCTGGTTCAACTTTTAGGAATAGCAATCACTCACAAATACGTGCTCGACTATATAATTGTCTATATGCATTCCGCTAAAGTCAAATAGAATTTACAAAGGCTTTtctttttgcaattttttttccTTGTCAACTTATCCATAAACACAAATGCAGATATGCGGGAGTGACAATAATGGACTGTCATCTAGTCGATAAATCTCTTATTTAGTCCATGTAGATCATGAAATGACAATGTTAAAAAGAAGTAAAAAACACAAGCAAGGAAATATTTGTAGTGTGGTGGTCATGATCAGGTCTAATCCTAGTGCATTCACTTCAATTGGCAATTATATTGCGAAACTAAGTGTCCATTAAACTTTTAACTGGATACACCCGATAGAGACACAATTATATCTGCTGTCAATGCACAAGTAACTGTATGAGAAAAGGCTGAGTGTAAAGCTCATACACTGTATAAAATCAATATAAAAGTTGGAGAGGGATCACTGCTGGTGCTTTCAGAAAATTGTGAATTGCAGGAGATGTAAGTAAAAACAAAGTAATAGGTACCAGCAATTTTTCTTCTGGTGGGAAAGAAACAGCCACGTTTTATTTTGATTATACCACTGACTCTGACTTTCTAGAGAAACGTCATTTTCTCAAACTAAAACAAGATGAcgttttaaataaataataaggGAATGATGTGATAATATGACTTTCTACAATAATAAATCAAATTCGCAGTGTCTGGAGATCTATCGATACTAAACCAAATCACCTTACCTCTGTTAAAAAACTATAACGAGCCATTTAACATTTTCAAGTCTGAAATATATATTACATTGTGAAAGACGTATCATAATATTCAACATCACAATAGCAACAgggaattttttttattattttccaTCACTTCTATGTAGAAGCCTTACTCAAGACATCTAGTTAAAAACATACTTGCTTTTTTCATCCCAGTGAATATTTAAGTAAGATTTTCATCTCTATCATGTCTTCAGGCGAAAAGCTGAATCTGTAAAAGGACGTGGTCCTGAGTCTGTGAGACGGGGTCACAGAGAATCCAAGGGCAATGACCCAACACCGGAATTTATATCACACGGACAGGTCTTAACAATTATTTTCTGTTATGGTTGGACAATGTATCAGTTGCATCAGGTTCAATTTAATGTTCAAGCTAACTGTAGGTGCAGCAGGTACATTCTAACAAATGCGCTAGTGTAATGTACAAGTCTCGTGGTGATGCTGGATCTGGCTTCCCGCTTGAGCCTCCTAAAGGGTTGAAGAAAAGTGTTAATCATTCAACTTCGATGGTACACCCGAGTGCAGCAGCCTCATGGTCTTCTAAAGTAAAGGATGAAAGTGGTATGTCAGTTTCAGGAAGGACACATAACTCTTCTCTTCGTGGATCAAACCGTGGTTCAACCTTGACAAGGCAGCAATCTCACAAGAATGAAAAGGCTTCCGGCTATGATGATAATATGGTAAGTACTACTGGTATTTCTTCGCTAATGCTCTCTCAGATCCTTTTAATCATGCTCAAAGTTAATTTAAAGTGCAATATTTGTATACCATTTTTCTGGTTGTTATTCATTCGGTGATGAATTCGTAAATGCGGTCTAAATACAAAGAAGGCTGAATATGAAATCAAATATATATAGCACTATTAGTGGAGAGAAGAAAGCCTAAATTCCTTAAGAACCATCTGTTCCTACGTAATCATAAACATAAATTTTGAACACACGTGGTATTATGATGACATGAAGGGCTGTGGGGAGCCTCAGGAAGTACTCTTTACATGTACTATTATGGAAGCTGCATATGGAATAATCATTATGGCATGAAATTAGAACGAATCATGCAGGGACAAAAAAGAAGGGGACAAACTTATATGGCATAATCATTTTAGGGGGGTGTGATTGATTATTCTTGTGCAAATAGTAATGTCAAGCCGAAGAAGAAACTGATACCTGATTGTGCATGTTTGTTTCCTGCACCGAACTCCTAAATTCAAGTCATTGATGACCGATGTGCTTCATATGACCTCTATACATATTGCCATGCAATCTTATAACTGGAATAAAATGTTTCATAATCTGTGAAGCTGGGTAGTCCATCTGTATGAGAAACTGTGTATCCAGTGGGGCAGATATTTTgtattggagtgcagtaaaatGCCGTGTGGCTTGTTCCAGTGGGGCAGGTATTTATATCGACGGATTTGTTGACCTCTCGGATTCTCTCTTTCTAGAATAGTGGCAAGATGAAACCAGCTTTCTCTCACCAGCACCCACACCCCCGTTATTTTCTTTTGTAGTTTATGCTCCTAACTCGATGCTATTGCTTATCAATCACATGTATATAGTCTATACTTATCTTGGTTTAAGTTGTCATCATTCCGTAATTGATTGATTGCAAAGTCATAACTTTTTGTTGTATGCTAATCTTAGGGCCAGATACCAAGGAAAAACAGGATCCAATATTCTGGACCATTAGTGCCCCCTGGGGGGAATATAGAAGACATGCTGAAAGAACACGAGAAAAACATTCAGGAAGCAGTACGCAAATCACGTCTGGACAAGGACAAGAACAAAAAGAACCTTGGTTATTAACTAGGAAAGTCCAGTCATCTGTTATCCTGAAAAATCGCATTAGTCTCAGTCCCATAACTTGTTACGACTTGGGCTGTTTTATCCCGGAAACTGGAAGCTGATTTCTGTATTCTACCGCCAAAAAGAATTGTATCTTATCTATTCAAGTAGGCCGAAGGTATGGTGGAAACAAGGCTTGTGCTCATATCTAATGGATTTGGTATTTTGTAGGCATGAAAATATGCCATTGTATAGCTGGAGAAGAGCTGTTCATTCTAGTCATAAAATGTCATATTGTAATTCTCTCTCATAAGTCATAACATTACTAATTGCACTAGCAAAATAGATTCTGTAGTTTTTTCACATGAGATTCCTGCAAATCATATAAATGTATGCACCTTAGGAACATGAATTTGATGTTGGGGGCTAGGTTTATGAATTAGAACACAGGAAATTTTATTTGAAAAGTATAAGGATTCTTCTGTTTAATCTGCACAGCGCAGACAACTTGCTAGTACTGGAGATGCAACATTTAATCTCAATAAACTCATTCGCAAAGGTAGCGGCATACATTAACAAATAGTACTTTAAACAGTTTCAAATAAGCTGTCGGTCTATATAGCTATGACTGTTTGCAGATTATGATGGACAAGTTATTGGTATATGGTTAGTCTGGAGGGTGATCATCACTATGGGGTGGACAAGACTTGCGCCTAGCACCATACACTTGAGCTTTAATTATTGATACATGACCCAGTTTAAATGGGCATGTTTTTGGCAAGACCTTTTGCGCAACATGGATATCAAGTTAAAAATGAGTTAAGCTTTAATCCCCAGATAGTCAAACCGAGGCCTTGAATTGTTGAGAGCTATCAATGTTTGTTGCTTGACAAGCCTCCACTGTCTCAATTCACTGCAGTGTGCAGTCTACCATCCTAACTCCTTAACACAATGGCTATCAATAAAGCACATACAAACAAACATAACAAAACAACCAGTTTGAGAAAACATACCAGACAATCATATAAGAATCCTGAAAAAAAAAAAAGGAACTCTAGTAGTGGTTAATAATCTCTGCTAATATTATGTACATTTGGCTTTTCTGAAAAGCataattcttaaaaatgtttctaACCCAAACACTTTACTAGGGCTGTTTATTGATTTTATTATGTGCACATATAATGTTTAACAAAGAACTACAAATCTTGCTTAGGCTTGCGACTTAGTTCTGAGTAATGACCGCCCATTCGCTGCAAAATTTCTTCCCATAAACCTTCTGTAGAAGAATTAGCTGTAGCTCCGAAAATTAAATTTGGGCTACATGCAGCAACATGCCAAAAATCTGAGTCAATCTCCTCTTTCAACTGATCAAGCTGCCATCCAGCATAACCAACAAAGAATCTAAAGTCATTAGGTTTGATCAACCCTTTCTTCACCAGCTCAGCAGCTTCATCCAAACTGTTACGAGCACCAAATGACAAGCCAGGAATCACCTCCTCAACTCCAGGATGACGTGCTTTATGCCCTGTTTTAAGCAGAAACATGCTTGCCTCAAGGGGGCCACCAAAATGCAATGGGCATTCAGAAAATGTGGTTGCAAGATCAAGATTAGTGGGTTTCATGTGTTTCATCTTTTTGTGAAGTGGACGGTTTATAACAACTCCGAACGGTCCTTCTTGTGGATGCCTGGTTCCAGATTTGAGA
This window contains:
- the LOC141670821 gene encoding putative serine/threonine-protein kinase At1g09600 isoform X3, which encodes MGCLCSKATWSNHYVAEYEREKEKESRKSSVQLVAPKEEIVSESRRGKRDGSVHRIANENVGSVRGAKDGEDRIVERPKSGHHNSASELSLNGRISSKHGGAEGEQTEGWPSWLISVAKEAVHGWTPRSADSYEKLKKIGQGTYSSVYKARDLKTNKIVAMKKVRFVNMDPESVRFMAREICILRRLDHPNVMRLEAIVTSRMSDNLYLVFEYMEHDLTGLLASPDIKFTVPQIKCYMQQLLCGLEHCHRRGVLHRDIKGSNLLIDNNGILKIGDFGLATFFQPDKKQHLTSRVVTLWYRAPELLLGATSYGAAIDMWSVGCILAELFVGKPIMPGRTEVEQMHKIFKLCGSPSEEYWKKTKLPHATSFKPQQPYKRRIAETFKDLPSSALELVDVLLSVEPEQRTSASSALKSKFFTTAPLPCDPSSLPKYNPSKEYDAKLREEQKRRKAESVKGRGPESVRRGHRESKGNDPTPEFISHGQVQQVHSNKCASVMYKSRGDAGSGFPLEPPKGLKKSVNHSTSMVHPSAAASWSSKVKDESGMSVSGRTHNSSLRGSNRGSTLTRQQSHKNEKASGYDDNMIPRKNRIQYSGPLVPPGGNIEDMLKEHEKNIQEAVRKSRLDKDKNKKNLGY
- the LOC141670821 gene encoding putative serine/threonine-protein kinase At1g09600 isoform X2; translation: MGCLCSKATWSNHYVAEYEREKEKESRKSSVQLVAPKEEIVSESRRGKRDGSVHRIANENVGSVRGAKDGEDRIVERPKSGHHNSASELSLNGRISSKHGGAEGEQTEGWPSWLISVAKEAVHGWTPRSADSYEKLKKIGQGTYSSVYKARDLKTNKIVAMKKVRFVNMDPESVRFMAREICILRRLDHPNVMRLEAIVTSRMSDNLYLVFEYMEHDLTGLLASPDIKFTVPQIKCYMQQLLCGLEHCHRRGVLHRDIKGSNLLIDNNGILKIGDFGLATFFQPDKKQHLTSRVVTLWYRAPELLLGATSYGAAIDMWSVGCILAELFVGKPIMPGRTEVEQMHKIFKLCGSPSEEYWKKTKLPHATSFKPQQPYKRRIAETFKDLPSSALELVDVLLSVEPEQRTSASSALKSKFFTTAPLPCDPSSLPKYNPSKEYDAKLREEQKRRKAESVKGRGPESVRRGHRESKGNDPTPEFISHGQQVHSNKCASVMYKSRGDAGSGFPLEPPKGLKKSVNHSTSMVHPSAAASWSSKVKDESGMSVSGRTHNSSLRGSNRGSTLTRQQSHKNEKASGYDDNMGQIPRKNRIQYSGPLVPPGGNIEDMLKEHEKNIQEAVRKSRLDKDKNKKNLGY
- the LOC141670821 gene encoding putative serine/threonine-protein kinase At1g09600 isoform X1 yields the protein MGCLCSKATWSNHYVAEYEREKEKESRKSSVQLVAPKEEIVSESRRGKRDGSVHRIANENVGSVRGAKDGEDRIVERPKSGHHNSASELSLNGRISSKHGGAEGEQTEGWPSWLISVAKEAVHGWTPRSADSYEKLKKIGQGTYSSVYKARDLKTNKIVAMKKVRFVNMDPESVRFMAREICILRRLDHPNVMRLEAIVTSRMSDNLYLVFEYMEHDLTGLLASPDIKFTVPQIKCYMQQLLCGLEHCHRRGVLHRDIKGSNLLIDNNGILKIGDFGLATFFQPDKKQHLTSRVVTLWYRAPELLLGATSYGAAIDMWSVGCILAELFVGKPIMPGRTEVEQMHKIFKLCGSPSEEYWKKTKLPHATSFKPQQPYKRRIAETFKDLPSSALELVDVLLSVEPEQRTSASSALKSKFFTTAPLPCDPSSLPKYNPSKEYDAKLREEQKRRKAESVKGRGPESVRRGHRESKGNDPTPEFISHGQVQQVHSNKCASVMYKSRGDAGSGFPLEPPKGLKKSVNHSTSMVHPSAAASWSSKVKDESGMSVSGRTHNSSLRGSNRGSTLTRQQSHKNEKASGYDDNMGQIPRKNRIQYSGPLVPPGGNIEDMLKEHEKNIQEAVRKSRLDKDKNKKNLGY